Proteins encoded by one window of bacterium:
- a CDS encoding CopG family transcriptional regulator: protein MSAQRTARSYEDAGSRAKDEHQNITLSLPADMLSGLRHIAIERGMSLSDYVAELMENLVDREEKYRAAMKRSLKLMKKGFNLGLNEQIPWTRDELHERD from the coding sequence ATGAGCGCCCAACGCACAGCGCGATCCTACGAGGACGCCGGGTCTCGCGCGAAGGATGAACACCAGAACATCACGCTTTCGCTGCCCGCCGACATGCTAAGCGGCCTGCGCCACATCGCGATCGAGCGCGGCATGTCGTTGTCCGACTATGTCGCGGAGTTGATGGAAAATCTGGTCGACCGTGAAGAAAAATATCGCGCGGCGATGAAACGTTCGCTCAAACTTATGAAAAAAGGGTTCAACCTGGGCCTGAACGAGCAGATTCCCTGGACGCGAGACGAACTCCATGAGCGCGATTGA
- a CDS encoding GTP-binding protein, translated as MEGANDALKIVIVGHVDHGKSTLIGRLFYDTGSLPPERYAEIVAACKRQGREFEFAYLMDALEEEREQNITIETAQTFFRTEKRPYVIIDAPGHKEFLKNMITGSSTADAAILIVDAAEGMQEQTRRHAYVLSLLGIRQIIVAINKLDRLEFSQKAFAQVSSEVKTFLHSVGLVASYMIPMSAKTGDNIASRTDKAPWYSGPTFVEALDAFLPVIVDQRAPLRLPIQDIYKWDGKRIYVGRVESGTIRVGEEVTIAPTGKSTRVKSIEGWPTAGRMSAGAGESVGLTLVDELFAERGHVIASPPTAPFAATEISASLFWLGRDPLVRGRKYELRLATVSVEAELASVQERIDSSTLEVLERDAAEIHNTETANVRLRLKRPVAADAFDENVKLGRFVIAANGRVAGGGIIRGATNESLGSARRVVRLSDAVTQWPEPNLVDMTSENAIVEFDADPAFIEALGRGERFLFRFPSIDHLHPLTALAYEYDLVFTFRREGQGLSALLSSKDAGKSASAAPDDARDFAI; from the coding sequence ATGGAGGGAGCCAACGACGCCCTCAAGATCGTGATCGTCGGCCACGTGGACCACGGCAAATCCACGCTCATCGGCCGCCTGTTCTACGACACGGGCTCGCTGCCGCCGGAGCGCTACGCGGAGATTGTCGCGGCTTGCAAGCGGCAGGGGCGCGAGTTCGAGTTCGCCTATCTGATGGACGCGCTCGAGGAAGAGCGCGAGCAGAACATCACGATCGAAACCGCGCAGACGTTTTTCCGCACCGAGAAGCGGCCGTACGTCATCATCGACGCGCCGGGGCACAAGGAATTCCTGAAGAACATGATCACCGGCAGCTCCACCGCGGACGCGGCGATTCTCATCGTCGACGCGGCGGAAGGCATGCAGGAGCAGACCCGCCGGCACGCCTACGTGCTCTCGCTTCTGGGCATCCGGCAGATCATCGTGGCCATCAACAAACTCGACCGTCTGGAGTTCTCGCAAAAGGCGTTCGCGCAGGTGTCGAGCGAGGTGAAAACCTTCCTGCACAGCGTCGGGCTCGTCGCCTCCTACATGATTCCGATGAGCGCGAAGACCGGCGACAACATCGCCTCCCGCACGGACAAGGCGCCGTGGTATTCGGGCCCGACGTTCGTGGAGGCGCTCGATGCGTTCCTGCCCGTGATCGTCGATCAACGCGCGCCGCTGCGCCTGCCCATCCAGGACATCTACAAGTGGGACGGCAAACGCATCTACGTCGGCCGCGTCGAGTCCGGAACCATCCGCGTGGGCGAAGAGGTGACGATCGCGCCGACCGGCAAATCGACGCGCGTGAAATCCATCGAGGGCTGGCCGACAGCCGGACGCATGTCCGCGGGCGCGGGCGAAAGCGTCGGGCTGACGCTGGTTGACGAGCTGTTCGCCGAACGCGGGCACGTCATCGCGTCGCCGCCCACCGCGCCGTTCGCCGCGACGGAAATCTCCGCAAGCCTGTTCTGGCTCGGCCGGGATCCGCTCGTGCGCGGCCGGAAATACGAACTGCGCCTGGCGACCGTGTCGGTCGAGGCGGAGCTGGCAAGCGTGCAAGAGCGCATCGACTCCTCCACGCTCGAGGTGCTCGAGCGCGACGCGGCCGAGATCCACAACACCGAAACCGCCAACGTACGCCTTCGCCTGAAGCGCCCCGTCGCCGCGGACGCCTTCGACGAAAACGTGAAGCTCGGCCGCTTCGTGATCGCGGCGAACGGCCGCGTTGCCGGCGGCGGCATCATCCGTGGCGCCACCAACGAGAGCCTCGGATCGGCGCGCCGCGTGGTGCGTTTGTCGGATGCCGTCACGCAGTGGCCCGAGCCCAACCTCGTCGATATGACAAGCGAGAACGCGATCGTGGAATTCGACGCGGACCCCGCGTTCATCGAGGCGCTGGGGCGAGGCGAGCGCTTCCTGTTCCGCTTCCCGTCGATCGACCACCTGCACCCGCTCACGGCGCTCGCGTACGAATACGATCTTGTGTTCACCTTCCGGCGCGAGGGTCAGGGCCTGTCCGCGCTGCTTTCGTCCAAGGATGCGGGCAAAAGCGCGTCGGCCGCTCCCGACGACGCGCGCGATTTCGCAATCTAG
- a CDS encoding sulfate adenylyltransferase subunit 2 — MNHLDALESQSIYIFREAFRHFEDIAMLWSIGKDSTALLWLARKAFFGRVPFPLVHIDTTYKPAELIAFRDHYAREWGLNLIVHTNADADAQAITPDKGRFECCTARKTKGLQQVIDREGFKGVILGIRRDEEGSRAKERFFSPRDANFEWDFRDQPPELWDQFNTTFSRDTHIRIHPLLHWTELDIWEYTKRENIPVCPLYFANNGKRFRSLGCWPCNMPISSNARTIDEIVAELKVTKTPERAGRAQDHEKAYMMQKLRTLGYM; from the coding sequence ATGAATCATCTGGACGCGCTGGAAAGCCAGAGCATCTACATCTTCCGCGAGGCGTTCCGGCACTTCGAGGACATCGCCATGCTGTGGTCGATCGGCAAGGATTCGACCGCGCTATTGTGGCTGGCGCGCAAGGCGTTTTTCGGCCGCGTACCGTTTCCGCTCGTGCACATCGACACGACCTACAAGCCCGCGGAGCTGATCGCCTTCCGCGATCATTACGCCAGGGAATGGGGGCTGAACCTCATCGTCCACACGAACGCTGACGCCGACGCGCAGGCGATCACGCCTGACAAGGGCCGCTTCGAGTGCTGCACCGCGCGCAAAACCAAGGGCCTGCAACAGGTGATCGACCGCGAGGGCTTCAAGGGCGTCATCCTCGGCATCCGCCGCGACGAGGAAGGCTCGCGCGCCAAGGAACGTTTCTTTTCGCCGCGCGACGCGAACTTCGAGTGGGATTTCCGCGATCAGCCGCCGGAGCTGTGGGATCAATTCAACACGACCTTTTCCAGGGACACGCACATCCGCATCCATCCGCTTTTGCATTGGACGGAGCTGGATATCTGGGAATACACCAAGCGGGAGAACATCCCCGTCTGCCCCTTGTATTTCGCCAACAACGGCAAGCGATTCCGCAGCCTGGGCTGCTGGCCCTGCAACATGCCCATCAGCTCGAACGCCCGGACGATCGACGAGATCGTCGCCGAGTTGAAGGTGACCAAAACGCCCGAGCGCGCCGGGCGCGCGCAGGACCACGAGAAGGCGTACATGATGCAGAAGCTCCGCACGCTGGGGTACATGTAA
- a CDS encoding phosphoadenylyl-sulfate reductase, with amino-acid sequence MSNVASYKGIKDPRELLAAASRDFGAGLKLACSFGPEDIVIIDMLAQIDAPAGVFAIDTGRLPEETYEVASRVAERFGLRVEWYFPQRDAVERLEREKGLHSFRDSVENRHECCGIRKVEPLMRAIKDLPAWITGRRQEQSVTRFALPLVEADPDRAGVLKFNPLAEWTSKDVWEYIRERELPYNRLHDKGYPSIGCAPCTRAIEPGEDERAGRWWWERPESKECGLHVGHDPARP; translated from the coding sequence ATGTCAAACGTTGCGTCATACAAGGGCATCAAGGACCCGCGCGAATTGCTCGCGGCGGCCTCGCGCGATTTCGGCGCGGGGTTGAAGCTCGCGTGCAGCTTCGGCCCGGAGGACATCGTCATCATCGACATGCTCGCGCAAATCGACGCACCCGCGGGGGTGTTTGCGATCGATACCGGCCGCCTTCCCGAAGAAACGTACGAGGTGGCCAGCCGCGTGGCCGAGCGGTTCGGCCTGCGCGTCGAGTGGTATTTTCCTCAGCGTGACGCGGTTGAACGCCTGGAGCGCGAAAAGGGGCTGCATTCGTTTCGCGATTCGGTCGAGAACCGGCACGAGTGCTGCGGCATACGCAAGGTCGAGCCTTTGATGCGCGCCATCAAGGATCTGCCGGCGTGGATCACCGGCCGGCGGCAGGAGCAGTCCGTGACGCGCTTTGCGCTGCCGCTCGTGGAAGCCGATCCCGACCGCGCCGGGGTTTTAAAGTTCAATCCGCTTGCCGAATGGACAAGCAAGGACGTCTGGGAATACATCCGCGAACGGGAGCTTCCCTACAACCGGCTGCACGACAAGGGCTATCCGTCGATCGGTTGCGCGCCGTGCACGCGGGCGATCGAGCCCGGCGAGGACGAGCGCGCGGGCCGCTGGTGGTGGGAGCGCCCGGAAAGCAAGGAGTGCGGGCTGCACGTCGGACACGATCCGGCGCGGCCGTAA
- a CDS encoding Rrf2 family transcriptional regulator gives MSNLVSQKCYYGLKAMFHLARHERQAPIKIGTIAERQNIPIRFLEAILRQLRQAGFVDSRRGSDGGYLLARRPSQIKVQDIIEFFEGDIVQYPGAGENGLTPQNEVDLTLALVWGEARGAMQGVFGNWSLQDLVDKAEAQREYVANFTI, from the coding sequence TTGTCCAATCTCGTTTCGCAAAAATGCTATTATGGCTTGAAGGCGATGTTCCACCTCGCGCGGCATGAGCGCCAGGCGCCGATCAAGATCGGAACGATCGCCGAGCGGCAGAACATCCCCATCCGTTTTCTCGAGGCGATCCTCCGCCAGCTTCGCCAGGCGGGGTTCGTCGATTCGCGCCGAGGCTCCGATGGCGGGTATCTCCTCGCGCGGCGGCCCTCGCAGATCAAGGTCCAGGACATCATTGAATTTTTCGAGGGCGATATCGTTCAATATCCCGGTGCCGGCGAAAACGGCCTGACGCCGCAAAACGAGGTCGATCTGACGCTCGCGCTGGTCTGGGGCGAGGCGCGCGGCGCCATGCAGGGCGTTTTCGGGAACTGGAGCCTGCAAGACCTTGTGGATAAGGCCGAGGCGCAGAGAGAATATGTAGCAAATTTCACGATTTAG
- a CDS encoding chitobiase/beta-hexosaminidase C-terminal domain-containing protein: MKNFTFAAALVLAIPLAVAGCSCGDDDDDDDGGRPGLTYSDFGDDDTQPGDDDSFSDDDFDDDDFEDDDIDDDLDDDDTDDDDIDDDDIDDDADDDTVDPEAPVTTATPDGGWFNDTIGVTLTAVDNDDPTPTIYYTTDGSDPVPGGGTTMSGPTPVTISGVLADTTVKFFAIDVYDNEELPQEELYRFDYEGPVCVTDPDSGTYGGPYAPLGIGPLQVTVNCTDLADTDPEVYYTLDGSDPVPGQPGTFTEVAPFSLEFPGTTALKILPEDFLGNLGLQSDYQFDILYYDNFESWTIGSVPGAPWSFSNDPWNGTFPRVWPLFTPPGGSILQILDDNLSFDGIRETWASLYFEEPAPLPDTYGVQVSMRIRADTHGGFGTYYTEDGISHPWRMMVFFRDGDIKAYDHSLGAWVTCLAGIAYDEWYAIDVMVDRVNASYEVKVDQAATACVNLETYYEGVGLPGDMTGVKFATEGPPEGTVEFDAFRGYTSAP, from the coding sequence ATGAAAAATTTTACGTTTGCAGCGGCTCTGGTTCTGGCGATTCCGCTTGCCGTCGCGGGCTGTTCGTGCGGGGACGACGATGACGATGACGACGGCGGCCGCCCCGGTCTGACGTATTCCGATTTCGGCGACGACGACACGCAGCCGGGAGACGACGACTCGTTTTCCGATGACGACTTCGACGATGACGACTTCGAGGATGACGACATCGACGACGACCTCGACGATGATGACACCGATGATGACGACATCGACGATGACGACATCGACGACGACGCCGACGACGACACGGTCGATCCGGAAGCGCCGGTCACGACGGCGACGCCCGATGGCGGATGGTTCAACGACACGATCGGCGTGACGTTGACGGCGGTGGACAACGACGACCCGACGCCGACGATCTACTACACGACGGACGGCAGCGATCCCGTACCGGGCGGCGGAACAACGATGTCCGGACCGACGCCGGTCACGATCAGCGGCGTCCTCGCGGATACGACCGTGAAGTTTTTCGCGATCGACGTGTACGACAATGAGGAGCTGCCCCAGGAAGAGTTGTACCGGTTCGACTACGAAGGTCCGGTGTGCGTGACCGATCCCGATTCCGGAACTTATGGCGGCCCGTACGCGCCGCTCGGCATCGGTCCGCTGCAGGTCACCGTGAACTGCACGGATCTCGCGGATACGGATCCCGAGGTGTACTACACACTCGACGGCTCCGACCCCGTTCCCGGTCAACCCGGCACGTTCACCGAGGTGGCGCCGTTCAGTCTCGAATTCCCCGGGACGACGGCGTTGAAGATCCTGCCCGAGGATTTTCTCGGCAACCTCGGCCTGCAATCAGACTATCAGTTCGACATCCTCTACTACGACAACTTCGAGAGCTGGACGATCGGGTCGGTGCCCGGCGCGCCGTGGTCGTTCTCGAACGATCCCTGGAATGGCACCTTCCCGCGCGTGTGGCCGCTGTTCACGCCGCCGGGCGGAAGCATCCTGCAGATCCTCGACGACAACCTTTCGTTTGACGGCATCCGCGAAACGTGGGCTTCGTTGTATTTCGAGGAACCGGCACCGCTGCCGGATACCTACGGCGTGCAAGTCAGCATGCGCATCCGCGCGGACACGCACGGCGGATTCGGCACCTATTACACCGAGGACGGCATCAGCCACCCGTGGCGCATGATGGTTTTCTTCCGCGACGGCGACATCAAGGCGTACGACCACAGCCTCGGCGCGTGGGTGACCTGTCTCGCGGGGATCGCGTACGACGAATGGTACGCGATCGATGTGATGGTCGATCGCGTCAATGCGAGTTACGAAGTGAAGGTCGATCAGGCCGCGACGGCGTGCGTGAATCTCGAAACGTATTACGAAGGTGTGGGTCTTCCCGGCGACATGACCGGCGTGAAGTTCGCGACCGAAGGCCCGCCTGAAGGCACCGTGGAGTTCGACGCCTTCCGCGGCTACACCAGCGCGCCGTAA
- a CDS encoding ParA family protein yields MPQVIALANRKGGVGKTTTAINLAAGLALARRKVLLVDLDPQANATSGLGVGTGDRDPNVYDVLVGRAAMTSVVRRTETGRLFLVPSARDLAALEIELANADDRAFYLRRALEPMRREFDYVLIDAPPSLGILTLNALVAADEVMVPLQTEYYALEGLTEMMETIDMVRRQVNADLRVGGIILTMTDRRTNLARQVEEEVRAHFPVETFETTIPRGIRLAEAPSFGKTIFEYDIRSSGADAYLALARELVRREKAIIAEAAGG; encoded by the coding sequence ATGCCGCAGGTCATCGCTCTGGCCAACCGCAAAGGCGGTGTGGGAAAGACGACGACGGCCATCAACCTGGCCGCCGGACTTGCGCTCGCCCGCCGCAAGGTGCTGCTGGTCGATCTCGATCCGCAGGCCAACGCCACAAGCGGCCTCGGCGTCGGCACGGGCGACCGCGATCCGAACGTGTACGACGTCCTGGTCGGCCGCGCCGCGATGACGTCGGTTGTGCGGCGCACGGAAACCGGCCGCCTGTTTCTGGTGCCGAGCGCGCGCGATCTGGCCGCGCTCGAAATCGAATTGGCCAACGCCGACGACCGTGCGTTCTATTTGCGCCGGGCGCTCGAGCCGATGCGCCGCGAGTTCGACTACGTGCTCATCGACGCGCCGCCGTCGCTGGGCATCCTGACCTTGAACGCGCTCGTCGCCGCGGACGAGGTGATGGTGCCGCTGCAGACGGAATATTACGCGCTCGAGGGGCTGACGGAGATGATGGAGACGATCGACATGGTGCGCCGCCAGGTCAACGCCGACTTGCGCGTCGGCGGCATCATCCTGACGATGACCGACCGGCGCACGAATCTGGCGCGCCAGGTGGAGGAAGAGGTGCGCGCGCATTTCCCGGTCGAGACCTTCGAGACGACCATCCCTCGCGGCATCCGCCTGGCGGAAGCGCCGAGCTTCGGCAAGACCATCTTCGAATACGACATCCGCAGCTCGGGCGCGGACGCCTATCTCGCGCTGGCGCGCGAGCTGGTGCGCCGCGAGAAGGCGATCATCGCGGAGGCCGCCGGCGGATGA
- a CDS encoding ParB/RepB/Spo0J family partition protein, giving the protein MTSKKRPALGKGLSALLAGKETDAPSAARTGETPAPGAGEVTRLSVEAIVPNPRQARRLFESGSLAELAASIREAGILQPLAVRRRDDGKYELIAGERRFRAARMIGLSSVPVVVLDASGRESSIMSLIENMQRENLNPIEEAEGIARLMDEFDLTQEQVSERIGKSRSAVANSVRLLNLPDEVKKGLLDETITAGHARAIAGLADIGLLLAAYERIVQNDLSVRETERMVAGFARRDEPGEPEAADPPVREARRRDANLEAYVGELSQTLGRKITVSGDEKKGRVELHYFSREDRDRMLEQLHDLGKSRSS; this is encoded by the coding sequence ATGACCTCGAAGAAGCGACCCGCGCTCGGCAAGGGATTGTCCGCGCTGCTTGCCGGCAAGGAGACGGACGCTCCGTCCGCCGCGCGCACCGGCGAAACGCCCGCGCCGGGCGCGGGCGAGGTGACGCGCCTTTCCGTCGAGGCGATCGTGCCGAACCCGCGCCAGGCGCGGCGCCTGTTCGAGTCCGGTTCGCTTGCCGAGCTGGCCGCGTCGATCCGCGAGGCGGGCATCCTGCAACCGCTCGCGGTGCGCCGGCGCGACGACGGCAAATACGAGCTGATCGCGGGCGAGCGCCGGTTCCGCGCGGCGCGCATGATCGGGCTTTCGAGCGTGCCGGTCGTCGTGCTCGACGCGAGCGGGCGCGAGTCGTCGATCATGTCGCTCATCGAGAACATGCAGCGAGAGAATCTGAATCCGATCGAGGAGGCCGAAGGCATCGCGCGTCTGATGGACGAATTCGATCTGACGCAGGAGCAGGTTTCCGAACGGATCGGCAAGAGCCGCAGCGCGGTCGCCAATTCCGTGCGTCTGCTGAATTTGCCGGACGAGGTGAAAAAGGGGCTTCTCGATGAAACGATCACCGCCGGTCACGCGCGGGCGATCGCGGGCCTCGCGGACATCGGCCTTTTGCTCGCGGCGTACGAGCGCATCGTGCAAAACGATTTGTCCGTGCGCGAAACCGAGCGCATGGTCGCGGGCTTCGCGCGCCGCGACGAGCCCGGGGAGCCGGAGGCCGCGGATCCGCCGGTGCGCGAGGCGCGGCGTCGCGACGCGAACCTCGAGGCTTATGTCGGCGAGCTTTCGCAGACGCTCGGGCGGAAGATCACGGTGAGCGGCGACGAAAAGAAGGGCCGTGTGGAGTTGCACTACTTTTCGCGCGAGGACAGGGACCGTATGCTGGAGCAACTTCACGACTTGGGAAAATCCCGGTCGTCCTGA
- a CDS encoding polymer-forming cytoskeletal protein gives MGGFPKDVNAFIGKNSEFVGKLTFDGTVRIDGKVDGEIFSKGTLIIGPGAQIKAKVNVDVVIVSGTITGNIHAKKRTELRAPGKLYGNIATPSLVVEQGVIFEGNCKMENLPADVETEDKGDKTEKSERPSQPNLRAADSGRERERGA, from the coding sequence ATGGGGGGCTTCCCGAAGGACGTCAACGCCTTCATCGGCAAGAACAGCGAGTTCGTCGGCAAGCTGACCTTTGACGGCACGGTGCGCATCGACGGCAAGGTCGACGGCGAAATTTTCTCGAAGGGCACGCTGATCATCGGCCCGGGCGCGCAGATCAAGGCCAAGGTGAACGTGGATGTGGTCATCGTGTCCGGCACGATCACCGGCAATATCCACGCAAAAAAGCGTACGGAGCTTCGCGCGCCGGGCAAGCTCTACGGCAACATCGCGACGCCGTCGCTGGTCGTCGAGCAGGGCGTCATCTTCGAGGGCAACTGCAAGATGGAAAACCTGCCGGCCGACGTGGAAACCGAGGACAAGGGCGACAAGACCGAAAAGTCCGAGCGGCCGAGCCAGCCGAACCTGCGCGCCGCGGACAGCGGCCGCGAGCGCGAGCGCGGAGCGTAA